From a region of the Streptomyces sp. NBC_01408 genome:
- a CDS encoding oxygenase MpaB family protein, with protein MSANRWTDELLDPQRKAGDPLADTAIEEIYALGRQDEVREALLARDNNTSAVPAELPPRLQEYFAHSAELPAWADQALIARGQGLLGRYQGHIVTTLLCGSLPLCYSCADGAQVLYRSTRLTQGVFRRLMETAQFIVDVLETGGLGPQGRGVSSAQKIRLLHATMRYHLSRKEDWDTSWGMPVNQEDLAATLMSFAVVIPQGLARLGVALPAADRDAFFHVWRVVGHVLGVDERVNPASFEDGSTLVDAVLSRQQRSSEAGTVLTKGVLDFIREVLPTPLFAGVGPTLIRHLAGDRAADIVSVPPADLTRIALAGHSPLSLGYGKTGDIVPVLAKASNELGLAVFKQGLRLSNKGRRYQWQVPTGLTPTT; from the coding sequence ATGTCCGCGAACAGGTGGACGGATGAGCTGCTCGATCCTCAGAGGAAGGCTGGTGATCCGCTCGCGGACACGGCCATCGAGGAGATCTACGCGCTCGGGCGCCAGGACGAGGTCCGCGAGGCCCTCCTCGCCAGGGACAACAACACGAGCGCAGTTCCCGCCGAGCTGCCGCCCCGGCTCCAGGAGTACTTCGCCCACAGCGCGGAGCTTCCAGCCTGGGCGGACCAGGCCCTGATCGCGCGCGGACAGGGACTGCTGGGCCGCTACCAGGGCCACATCGTGACCACACTTCTGTGCGGGTCCCTGCCGCTGTGCTACAGCTGTGCGGATGGTGCGCAGGTCCTCTACCGGTCGACGCGCCTGACGCAGGGCGTGTTCCGCAGGCTGATGGAGACCGCGCAGTTCATCGTGGATGTCCTGGAGACGGGCGGCCTGGGTCCGCAGGGGCGAGGGGTGAGCTCGGCGCAGAAGATCCGGCTGCTGCACGCCACGATGCGTTACCACCTGTCCCGGAAGGAGGACTGGGACACGTCCTGGGGCATGCCGGTCAACCAGGAGGATCTCGCTGCCACGTTGATGAGTTTCGCCGTCGTGATCCCGCAGGGTCTGGCCCGGCTGGGTGTCGCCCTGCCGGCGGCCGACCGTGACGCCTTCTTCCACGTCTGGCGGGTCGTCGGTCATGTCCTCGGCGTCGACGAGCGCGTCAACCCCGCTTCCTTCGAGGACGGCAGCACGCTGGTCGATGCCGTCCTGTCCCGCCAGCAACGGTCCTCCGAGGCCGGGACCGTGCTGACGAAGGGAGTGCTGGACTTCATCCGTGAGGTCCTGCCCACGCCCCTGTTCGCCGGAGTCGGTCCGACGCTGATCCGCCACCTCGCCGGAGACCGGGCTGCCGACATCGTCTCCGTGCCGCCGGCGGACCTCACCCGGATCGCCCTGGCCGGGCACAGCCCCCTCAGTCTCGGGTACGGCAAGACCGGCGACATCGTCCCCGTCCTGGCCAAGGCCTCCAACGAACTCGGACTCGCCGTCTTCAAGCAGGGCCTGCGCCTGTCCAACAAGGGCCGCCGCTACCAGTGGCAGGTCCCCACCGGGCTCACGCCCACCACCTGA
- a CDS encoding TetR/AcrR family transcriptional regulator, giving the protein MAGRRRWSTEEILDTAAELLRTSDADSFSVRKLAAALGTDSSSLYRHFRSKTELLRAVADRILLAAMDGYRPEGDWKQRITSLALRVREAFGQQPQLAAVWGRYASSGTGSRLVMEEVLQALRASGLPDEEIPTRYHRIAVLIAALIASEAGVSTVTPGEYEQGMELFRVAVLGADPERFPALAHFARDVRPLGVDRRAAFEEILAAQLAHIEAAICPSRPTGSGASANG; this is encoded by the coding sequence ATGGCAGGCCGAAGGCGTTGGTCAACCGAAGAGATCCTGGACACGGCGGCGGAACTGCTGCGCACGAGCGACGCGGATTCGTTCAGCGTGCGCAAGCTGGCCGCGGCCCTCGGGACGGATTCCTCCAGCCTCTACCGGCACTTCCGCAGCAAGACCGAACTGCTGCGCGCGGTCGCCGACCGGATCCTCCTGGCCGCGATGGACGGCTACCGCCCCGAGGGCGACTGGAAGCAGCGCATCACATCCCTGGCCCTGCGCGTGAGAGAGGCCTTCGGTCAGCAGCCCCAGCTCGCCGCGGTCTGGGGACGCTACGCATCAAGCGGCACCGGTTCCCGGCTGGTCATGGAAGAGGTGCTGCAGGCCCTGCGCGCGTCGGGGCTGCCCGACGAGGAGATCCCGACGCGCTATCACCGGATCGCGGTCCTCATCGCTGCGTTGATCGCCTCCGAGGCCGGGGTCAGCACCGTTACCCCCGGAGAGTACGAACAGGGCATGGAGCTGTTCCGCGTGGCGGTTCTGGGCGCCGACCCCGAACGCTTCCCGGCCCTGGCTCATTTCGCCCGCGACGTCCGTCCCCTCGGGGTGGATCGCCGCGCCGCGTTCGAAGAGATCCTTGCCGCCCAACTCGCCCACATCGAGGCCGCAATCTGCCCGAGCCGGCCGACCGGCTCGGGAGCGTCGGCAAACGGATGA
- a CDS encoding serine hydrolase — protein MKNPLDSAALNAAIENVHGAGMPGLFAEVRDGDQVWRGAAGVADVVTGRPVTADMRHRVGSITKTFTAAAVLQQVENGQIGLDTPIGRYLPKLVPGERGDAITVRMLINHTSGLAEYLPYAYPSLKAFPALADTGPQSLDDHRLTRFDPVELIEMGVTAPAAGAPGSTPGVYSNTNYLLLVQLLEQVTRTTAEQYITRNVIERAGLRDTELPAGPYVNGPHSHLYEAWFGMIDPPRDYSVYDMSWVGPSASLISTVADLNRFFGMLLAGEIVSPSSLAQMQRTVPVVSQEGKTIDYGLGLHPMEGPGQGTFWGHGGTVWGGGALAMTRADGKRQMSVAVNLQRWNRLDSSGKPQPHPIDEALATLYRVAMYG, from the coding sequence GTGAAGAACCCACTGGATTCCGCGGCACTGAACGCAGCCATTGAAAACGTCCACGGCGCCGGGATGCCGGGCCTGTTCGCCGAGGTGCGAGACGGCGACCAGGTCTGGCGCGGCGCCGCCGGGGTCGCCGATGTCGTCACCGGTCGCCCCGTCACCGCCGACATGCGGCACCGCGTCGGCAGCATCACCAAGACCTTCACCGCCGCCGCAGTTCTGCAGCAGGTCGAGAACGGTCAGATCGGTCTCGACACACCGATCGGCCGGTACCTTCCGAAGCTGGTTCCCGGAGAACGCGGTGACGCGATTACGGTCCGGATGCTGATCAACCACACCAGCGGCCTCGCCGAGTACCTCCCGTACGCCTACCCCTCCCTGAAGGCGTTCCCCGCCCTCGCGGACACCGGACCCCAGAGCCTGGACGACCACCGACTCACGCGGTTCGACCCCGTTGAACTGATCGAGATGGGGGTCACCGCCCCTGCCGCCGGCGCCCCGGGCAGCACTCCGGGGGTGTACTCCAACACCAACTACCTGCTCCTCGTACAACTCCTGGAACAGGTGACCCGCACTACGGCCGAGCAGTACATCACCCGGAACGTCATCGAGCGCGCCGGGCTCCGGGACACCGAACTCCCCGCCGGACCGTACGTCAACGGACCGCACTCGCACCTCTACGAGGCGTGGTTCGGCATGATCGACCCGCCGCGCGACTACAGCGTCTACGACATGTCATGGGTCGGACCGTCGGCCTCATTGATATCGACCGTCGCGGACCTCAACCGCTTCTTCGGCATGCTGCTGGCCGGAGAGATCGTCAGCCCGTCGTCGCTGGCGCAGATGCAACGCACCGTCCCGGTCGTCTCCCAAGAGGGAAAGACGATCGACTACGGCCTCGGCCTGCACCCGATGGAGGGTCCCGGTCAGGGCACCTTCTGGGGCCATGGCGGCACGGTCTGGGGTGGTGGAGCACTGGCCATGACCCGTGCCGACGGCAAGCGGCAGATGTCCGTCGCGGTGAACCTGCAGAGGTGGAACAGGCTCGACTCCTCCGGCAAGCCGCAGCCCCACCCCATCGACGAAGCGCTTGCGACTCTTTACCGCGTGGCGATGTACGGCTGA
- a CDS encoding AI-2E family transporter yields the protein MPWLMKHGASRALAAGLTCAGLVVLVCGALVAVIHSLSESAGKIADGLADAGDELADRFGPAGRQLQSAVDGMSDAGATVARSVASGVVSGLSLATEVLAIFVLALALVYLFLRDGHRSEAFARHLVPGAQADTAVACGRRAYHSLAGFMQGTTLIALIDSLLIFTGLVILDVPGAAGLGALVFMGAYIPFVGAFLSGLVAVLVAFAHGGTSTALWALGVVLVVQAIEGNFLQPFIQSRTVSLHPATIMMSVAAGASIAGVLGALLAVPLAAAGVGIVEELRTRAATTPENESTHRPPGA from the coding sequence ATGCCGTGGCTGATGAAGCACGGGGCCTCCCGCGCACTCGCCGCCGGACTCACCTGCGCCGGTCTGGTCGTCCTGGTGTGCGGCGCGCTGGTCGCCGTCATCCACTCGCTCTCGGAGAGCGCCGGGAAGATCGCCGACGGCCTCGCCGACGCGGGGGACGAACTCGCCGACCGCTTCGGTCCCGCGGGCAGGCAGCTGCAGAGCGCGGTCGACGGCATGTCCGACGCGGGCGCCACCGTCGCCCGCTCGGTGGCGTCTGGGGTGGTGTCGGGTCTGAGTCTGGCGACCGAGGTCCTCGCGATCTTCGTCCTGGCCCTCGCGCTGGTCTACCTCTTCCTGCGCGACGGTCACCGCAGTGAGGCATTCGCCCGGCACCTGGTCCCCGGTGCCCAGGCCGACACCGCGGTGGCGTGCGGACGGCGCGCCTACCACTCGTTGGCCGGCTTCATGCAGGGAACCACGCTCATTGCGCTGATCGACTCCCTGCTCATCTTCACCGGCCTGGTGATCCTCGATGTTCCCGGGGCCGCCGGGCTGGGTGCCCTCGTGTTCATGGGTGCCTACATCCCCTTCGTGGGGGCGTTCCTGTCGGGCTTGGTGGCCGTGCTCGTAGCCTTCGCCCACGGCGGGACCTCCACCGCACTATGGGCACTCGGCGTGGTCCTGGTCGTCCAGGCGATCGAGGGTAACTTCTTGCAGCCCTTCATCCAGAGCCGCACAGTGTCCCTGCACCCGGCCACCATCATGATGTCCGTGGCCGCCGGAGCCAGCATCGCCGGCGTACTCGGAGCACTCCTCGCCGTCCCCCTCGCCGCCGCGGGCGTCGGCATCGTCGAAGAACTCCGCACAAGGGCCGCCACCACACCCGAAAACGAAAGCACCCACCGCCCGCCCGGCGCGTGA
- a CDS encoding oxygenase MpaB family protein: MGLTTATIAAELEAANKAGDPKADQLVSDLIDNKEIDGVNALFRTIGTLKPGQDLSELPPRLGEFLKEAAAAPPDWSEADVKAAESFFAHHHGEATMLQGTVGLIGTYLSPTGAFTLRSTGRLGGVEGPGRRLSQSSRLFLDMGNKNAMRDGTLAANVTKVRLVHASVRQLHKKSGEWDYAKWGEPVSQKYVTGAAFVFSTQIVQAMARLGIDVAKDDAKGFMCAWHYVNHYLGTPEKWLMPKDADQVEALWNQERDNEWKKTDDGVFMTKQAIDFYKKFYPPGVHDAFVAMVRHALSDKYADMAGLPKSVLDAAAKPIAAGHDLISGIGGGLLGGGAKKAVGVNPYKEIVGIASKGFNEVQKFALTHDQDNQPQMHQELHDNR; this comes from the coding sequence ATGGGACTGACGACAGCCACGATCGCCGCCGAACTGGAAGCCGCGAACAAGGCCGGCGACCCCAAGGCCGACCAACTGGTCTCCGACCTGATCGACAACAAGGAGATCGACGGGGTCAACGCCCTGTTCCGCACCATCGGAACCCTCAAGCCCGGCCAAGACCTCTCCGAACTTCCCCCGCGCCTGGGGGAGTTCCTCAAGGAAGCCGCAGCCGCGCCGCCGGACTGGTCCGAAGCCGACGTCAAGGCCGCGGAGAGCTTCTTCGCCCACCACCACGGCGAAGCCACCATGCTCCAGGGCACGGTCGGCCTCATCGGCACCTACCTCTCCCCGACCGGAGCCTTCACCCTCCGCTCCACCGGCCGCCTCGGCGGTGTCGAAGGACCCGGCCGCCGCCTGTCCCAGTCCTCCCGCCTCTTCCTCGACATGGGCAACAAGAACGCCATGCGCGACGGCACACTCGCCGCGAACGTCACCAAGGTCCGCCTCGTCCACGCCTCTGTCCGCCAGCTCCACAAGAAGAGCGGCGAGTGGGACTACGCCAAGTGGGGCGAGCCCGTCTCGCAGAAGTACGTCACGGGCGCCGCGTTCGTCTTCTCCACTCAGATCGTCCAGGCCATGGCCCGTCTGGGCATCGACGTCGCCAAGGACGACGCCAAGGGCTTCATGTGTGCCTGGCACTACGTCAACCACTACCTGGGCACACCCGAGAAGTGGCTCATGCCCAAGGACGCCGACCAGGTCGAGGCCCTGTGGAACCAGGAACGCGACAACGAGTGGAAGAAGACCGACGACGGCGTCTTCATGACCAAGCAGGCCATCGACTTCTACAAGAAGTTCTACCCGCCGGGCGTCCACGACGCGTTCGTAGCGATGGTCCGACACGCGCTCAGCGACAAGTACGCAGACATGGCAGGCCTGCCCAAGAGCGTCCTGGACGCGGCAGCGAAGCCGATCGCGGCCGGCCACGACCTGATCAGCGGAATCGGCGGCGGCCTCCTCGGCGGCGGTGCCAAGAAAGCCGTCGGTGTCAACCCGTACAAGGAGATCGTCGGCATCGCCTCGAAGGGCTTCAACGAGGTCCAGAAGTTCGCCCTCACCCACGACCAGGACAACCAGCCCCAGATGCACCAGGAACTGCACGACAACCGCTGA
- a CDS encoding GMC family oxidoreductase, translating to MTPPPSIPASSSGPGRRAVLGTVVGAVLAGTAGLPATAAGRAQTRRPGADLPAEVEYLVIGSGPGGGSVAANLAEAGHSVLVLEAGPAQGNQTYYEVPSLNLKAARDSEVSWDMWVRHYTDDAAHGSQWVPGKGILYPRAATLGGCTAHNAMILMYPEHSDWAYIRDLTGDQGWDPQTMWDVHWKKVLSWQPVERSSPLLALRDPFLDALALGANTEPLPPGPVASPLDLDVNSKANVDRSAQGVFATPMTALAGRRHAIRERLLDVQTRHPERLTLVTDALAERIVFEEAGGALRATAVELLLGRHLYGAFADARPIGDAERASLRRTVRVTREVVVAGGAFNTPQLLMLSGIGPRDHLAARGITPLLDLPGVGSNLQDRYEVSVVSELGHDLAAIASCEFRDQDDPCLTEWRDPLRRAAAPYASNGIATGIKRRYSRGSAHPELFVFAAPGNFAGYVPDFDTKAVKDKRHLSWLVLKGYAADRSGTVRLASADSTVQPEINFRSMDDGRAGDGDVAAMIEAIRTIRSINRKVGLADPLVEAVPGPRVQTDAQLAAWIRREAWGHHASCTTAIGPAGRTGSVLDSRLRVHGTANLRVVDASAFPRIPGLFMMAPVLLLAEKASQDILNDAV from the coding sequence ATGACACCCCCACCCAGCATCCCCGCGTCCTCCTCCGGCCCCGGACGCCGTGCGGTCCTCGGCACCGTCGTGGGCGCGGTACTGGCCGGCACCGCCGGCCTGCCGGCCACTGCGGCGGGCCGCGCCCAGACCCGTCGCCCGGGCGCGGACCTGCCCGCCGAGGTCGAGTACCTCGTCATCGGATCAGGACCGGGAGGCGGCAGCGTCGCCGCGAACCTGGCCGAAGCCGGGCACTCGGTCCTGGTCCTGGAGGCCGGCCCGGCCCAGGGCAACCAGACGTACTACGAGGTCCCGTCCCTCAACCTCAAGGCCGCCCGCGATTCCGAGGTCAGCTGGGACATGTGGGTGCGCCACTACACCGACGACGCCGCCCACGGCAGCCAGTGGGTCCCGGGCAAAGGCATCCTCTACCCCCGCGCCGCGACCCTCGGCGGCTGCACCGCCCACAACGCCATGATCCTCATGTATCCCGAGCACTCGGACTGGGCGTACATCCGGGACCTGACCGGGGATCAGGGCTGGGACCCGCAGACGATGTGGGACGTGCACTGGAAGAAGGTGCTGTCCTGGCAGCCCGTAGAGCGCTCGAGCCCGCTGCTCGCCCTGCGCGACCCGTTCCTCGACGCCCTGGCGCTCGGAGCGAACACCGAGCCGCTGCCCCCGGGGCCGGTGGCCTCCCCCCTCGACCTCGATGTGAACTCCAAGGCGAACGTCGACCGCAGTGCTCAGGGTGTGTTCGCGACCCCGATGACCGCCCTCGCCGGGCGCCGGCACGCCATCAGGGAGCGGCTCCTCGATGTCCAGACCCGTCACCCCGAACGTCTCACCCTGGTCACGGACGCCCTTGCCGAACGGATCGTGTTCGAGGAAGCGGGCGGAGCGCTGCGGGCCACCGCGGTGGAACTGCTGCTCGGCCGGCACCTCTACGGCGCCTTCGCGGACGCCCGTCCGATCGGCGACGCCGAGCGCGCGTCCCTGCGCCGCACCGTCCGTGTCACCCGGGAAGTGGTGGTAGCGGGCGGAGCCTTCAACACCCCCCAGTTGCTGATGCTGTCGGGGATCGGCCCCCGCGACCACCTTGCCGCGCGTGGCATCACCCCCCTGCTCGACCTGCCCGGTGTCGGCAGCAACCTGCAGGACCGGTACGAGGTCTCCGTGGTCTCCGAGCTCGGTCACGACCTGGCGGCCATCGCCTCGTGCGAGTTCCGTGACCAGGACGACCCCTGCCTGACGGAGTGGCGCGACCCGCTGAGGCGGGCCGCGGCCCCGTACGCCTCCAACGGGATCGCCACCGGGATCAAACGGCGGTACTCGCGCGGCTCGGCCCATCCGGAGCTGTTCGTGTTCGCCGCGCCCGGCAATTTCGCCGGGTACGTACCGGACTTCGACACCAAGGCGGTCAAGGACAAGCGGCACCTCAGCTGGCTGGTCCTCAAGGGCTACGCGGCCGACCGATCCGGCACGGTACGCCTGGCCTCGGCCGACTCGACGGTCCAGCCGGAGATCAACTTCCGTTCCATGGACGACGGCCGTGCGGGCGACGGGGATGTCGCGGCGATGATCGAGGCGATCCGCACGATCCGCAGCATCAACCGCAAGGTCGGCCTCGCCGATCCGCTGGTCGAGGCAGTCCCCGGCCCTCGCGTCCAGACTGACGCCCAGCTCGCCGCCTGGATCCGGCGTGAGGCGTGGGGGCACCACGCGTCGTGCACCACGGCCATCGGTCCGGCCGGCCGCACCGGCTCGGTCCTCGACAGCCGCCTGCGCGTGCACGGCACGGCGAACCTCCGCGTCGTCGACGCCTCGGCCTTCCCCCGTATCCCGGGCCTGTTCATGATGGCTCCCGTCCTGCTCCTGGCGGAGAAAGCCAGCCAGGACATCCTGAACGACGCCGTCTGA
- a CDS encoding histone-like nucleoid-structuring protein Lsr2 produces MPARIRGQLQLDYDQGTHPVPYDPQHLFAMGVTSNGEYLFWITDPQDTPDSWRIAVNEARGPRWHTYNGTLTSFLASVLNGETAVPQFPQDLPTPPIAFTPSTAPAIDYPEPPARPAVSTDSIRAWARANGYQVPERGRIPADVRNAWEQANPA; encoded by the coding sequence ATGCCCGCACGAATCCGAGGACAACTCCAGCTCGACTACGACCAGGGCACCCACCCCGTCCCCTACGACCCGCAGCACTTGTTCGCCATGGGTGTCACCAGCAACGGCGAGTACCTGTTCTGGATCACCGACCCCCAAGACACCCCCGACAGTTGGCGCATCGCAGTCAACGAAGCCCGCGGCCCACGCTGGCACACCTACAACGGCACCCTCACCTCATTCCTCGCATCGGTCCTGAACGGAGAAACAGCCGTCCCGCAGTTCCCCCAGGACCTCCCCACCCCTCCCATCGCCTTCACCCCCTCCACAGCGCCCGCGATCGACTACCCCGAGCCTCCGGCCAGACCCGCCGTCAGCACCGACAGCATCCGGGCATGGGCACGGGCGAACGGCTACCAGGTGCCCGAACGCGGCAGGATTCCCGCTGACGTCCGGAACGCGTGGGAGCAAGCCAACCCGGCCTGA